The Streptomyces nitrosporeus genome includes a window with the following:
- a CDS encoding RDD family protein, giving the protein MSFGDPNNPYNQQPNQPPQGGQPGYGYPQQPGIPPQQGQPGYGYPQQGIPQQPGQPGYGYPQQQPGTLQANNGYINVPGLGTVQVATMGRRLGARLIDGVIICVVYAILSGIGLAGALGLAETAEECGSTLDPGYNACIEDASAGFLVTMLGIFALFALITLLYEWLMISFLGATVGKMALGLRVVKENTGRNPGLGGGFIRYIIPIVGALLCYIGTILVYLSPFFDNSGKLQGWHDRAAGTLVVKK; this is encoded by the coding sequence ATGAGCTTCGGCGACCCGAACAACCCGTACAACCAGCAGCCCAACCAGCCCCCGCAGGGCGGTCAGCCCGGTTACGGCTACCCGCAGCAGCCGGGCATCCCCCCGCAGCAGGGCCAGCCGGGCTACGGCTACCCGCAGCAGGGCATCCCCCAGCAGCCGGGCCAGCCCGGTTACGGCTACCCGCAGCAGCAGCCGGGGACCCTCCAGGCCAACAACGGCTACATCAACGTCCCGGGGCTCGGCACCGTCCAGGTCGCCACGATGGGCCGCCGCCTGGGCGCGCGCCTCATCGACGGCGTGATCATCTGTGTGGTCTACGCGATCCTCAGCGGGATAGGCCTGGCCGGCGCGCTCGGTCTCGCGGAGACCGCCGAGGAATGCGGTTCCACCCTCGACCCGGGCTACAACGCCTGCATCGAGGACGCCAGCGCCGGCTTCCTCGTCACCATGCTCGGCATCTTCGCGCTCTTCGCCCTGATCACCCTGCTCTACGAGTGGCTGATGATCTCCTTCCTCGGCGCCACCGTCGGGAAGATGGCCCTCGGCCTGCGCGTCGTGAAGGAGAACACGGGCCGGAACCCGGGTCTCGGCGGCGGCTTCATCCGCTACATCATCCCGATCGTCGGCGCGCTCCTCTGCTACATCGGCACCATCCTGGTCTACCTCTCCCCGTTCTTCGACAACTCCGGGAAGCTCCAGGGCTGGCACGACCGTGCCGCCGGCACCCTGGTGGTCAAGAAGTAG
- a CDS encoding DUF2079 domain-containing protein produces the protein MLDLNRSGTDVPEAGDGPEQASTASGRVLHPAPPRPYLITAAVLCALYFLYAYLRHSHFQSPSWDLGIFEQEVRAYAAFDAPVVDIKGPGYLILGDHFSPLVALLVPLYWIWPSALALLFAQAALFAASAVVVGRTAQQILGGRSGLAVTVAYGLSWGLQEAVKSEFHEIALAVPLFALVCRALLLERWRAAALWALPLVLVKEDLGVTVALVGVLLFLYGRRAQGMLLAAFGVFAFALTVFVLIPAASSAGTYDYWKKIETDGQREVSPLDSVLGVLDSSVKIEMLVFLVGITAFLALRSPLILLVLPTLGWRLLSQDSHHWGMVWHYSAILMPVVFLAMTDGIRRSRTSRRPWLVAYANVAVPVATAIAVAMTQHLPMRDLLRPETYRADERVAAAERALEAIPAGARVETDITLMSHLTGDRTVYWIGGAPGTAPDVVAINLDFGWSRPIDDPVRYAEQLHPEARYRITLRSGSFVVMERTTPAPADATR, from the coding sequence ATGCTTGACCTGAACCGGAGCGGAACGGACGTGCCCGAGGCGGGCGACGGGCCGGAACAGGCGTCCACGGCCAGCGGACGCGTCCTGCACCCCGCCCCGCCGCGCCCGTACCTGATCACCGCCGCCGTGCTCTGCGCGCTGTACTTCCTCTACGCCTACCTGCGCCACAGCCACTTCCAGTCACCCTCCTGGGACCTGGGGATCTTCGAGCAGGAGGTACGGGCCTACGCCGCCTTCGACGCCCCGGTCGTCGACATCAAGGGACCCGGCTACCTCATACTCGGCGACCACTTCAGCCCTCTGGTGGCCCTGCTGGTCCCGCTCTACTGGATCTGGCCGTCCGCCCTCGCCCTGCTCTTCGCCCAGGCGGCGCTGTTCGCCGCGTCCGCCGTCGTCGTCGGCCGTACCGCCCAGCAGATCCTGGGCGGCCGCTCGGGCCTGGCCGTGACGGTGGCGTACGGACTCTCCTGGGGGCTCCAGGAAGCGGTGAAGTCCGAGTTCCACGAGATAGCCCTCGCCGTCCCGCTCTTCGCCCTGGTCTGCCGCGCGCTGCTGCTGGAGCGGTGGCGGGCCGCCGCCCTGTGGGCGCTGCCCCTGGTCCTGGTCAAGGAGGACCTCGGGGTCACCGTGGCGCTCGTCGGGGTGCTGCTCTTCCTCTACGGACGGCGTGCCCAGGGGATGCTGCTGGCCGCGTTCGGGGTGTTCGCTTTCGCGCTGACGGTCTTCGTCCTCATTCCGGCCGCCAGCAGTGCGGGCACCTACGACTACTGGAAGAAGATCGAGACCGACGGCCAACGGGAGGTCTCGCCGCTCGACTCCGTCCTCGGCGTCCTCGACTCCTCCGTCAAGATCGAGATGCTGGTCTTCCTGGTCGGCATCACCGCCTTCCTGGCCCTGCGCTCCCCTCTGATCCTGCTCGTCCTGCCCACCCTCGGCTGGCGTCTGCTCTCCCAGGACTCCCATCACTGGGGCATGGTCTGGCACTACAGCGCGATCCTCATGCCGGTGGTCTTCCTGGCCATGACCGACGGCATCCGCCGCAGCCGTACGTCGCGACGGCCCTGGCTCGTCGCGTATGCGAACGTGGCCGTCCCGGTGGCGACCGCCATCGCCGTGGCCATGACCCAGCACCTGCCGATGCGCGACCTGCTGCGCCCCGAGACGTACCGGGCCGACGAGCGCGTCGCGGCGGCCGAGCGGGCCCTTGAGGCCATCCCCGCCGGCGCGCGGGTGGAGACCGACATCACGCTGATGTCGCACCTGACCGGGGACCGCACGGTCTACTGGATCGGCGGAGCGCCGGGCACCGCCCCCGACGTCGTGGCGATCAACCTGGACTTCGGCTGGTCGCGGCCGATCGACGACCCGGTGAGGTACGCCGAGCAGCTCCACCCGGAGGCGCGTTACCGGATCACGCTGCGCTCGGGGTCCTTCGTGGTCATGGAACGCACGACCCCGGCCCCGGCGGACGCCACGCGATGA
- a CDS encoding carboxymuconolactone decarboxylase family protein, with protein sequence MTTRETPAPYAPEHPARLPWATLAPEVYKAMVRLDAAARKGLDPKLLELVKVRASQLNRCALCLDMHSKDALAAGESVERLIQLGAWEESQHFYTEKELAAIELTEAVTVLTDGFVPDEVYAKAAKHFEDTELAQLIATITVINAWNRFGVATRQVPGHYTPGDHKH encoded by the coding sequence ATGACGACCCGCGAAACCCCCGCCCCGTACGCTCCCGAACACCCCGCCCGCCTCCCTTGGGCGACCCTCGCCCCGGAGGTCTACAAGGCGATGGTCCGGCTCGACGCCGCGGCCCGTAAGGGGCTCGACCCGAAGCTGCTCGAACTGGTCAAGGTCCGCGCCTCGCAGCTCAACCGGTGCGCCCTGTGCCTGGACATGCACTCCAAGGACGCCCTCGCGGCGGGCGAGTCCGTCGAGCGGCTGATCCAGCTCGGCGCCTGGGAGGAGTCGCAGCACTTCTACACGGAGAAGGAGCTCGCTGCGATCGAACTGACGGAGGCCGTGACGGTCCTCACCGACGGTTTCGTGCCCGACGAGGTGTACGCGAAGGCCGCGAAGCACTTCGAAGACACGGAACTCGCCCAGCTGATCGCCACGATCACCGTGATCAACGCCTGGAACCGCTTCGGGGTGGCGACCCGCCAGGTGCCGGGCCACTACACGCCCGGTGACCACAAGCACTGA
- a CDS encoding DUF3017 domain-containing protein: MGAGTSPADGTGTGGQAAGAGPATDEPTVEPAVEPTEGPAGEPAGGPAGEGAEDGGPAPARSRRFSLTRDTARPEGGGRAASGDAPAPARQWPLLAVLCTAGAGLLTVAAGPFDQAFRIGAMLIGVALLAGAVLRWVVPSVGMLAVRSRFTDIVTYGLMGALIVLLALMAQPEPWLHAPFLQDVVHFTIR; encoded by the coding sequence ATGGGTGCTGGTACGAGTCCGGCGGACGGCACGGGGACCGGCGGGCAGGCCGCCGGTGCCGGTCCCGCGACGGACGAACCGACGGTTGAGCCGGCGGTCGAGCCGACGGAGGGCCCGGCGGGTGAACCGGCAGGCGGACCGGCGGGGGAGGGCGCCGAGGACGGCGGTCCGGCACCGGCCCGGTCGCGGCGGTTCTCGCTGACCCGTGACACCGCGCGCCCCGAAGGAGGCGGCCGGGCGGCGTCCGGGGACGCCCCCGCCCCCGCCCGGCAGTGGCCCCTGCTGGCCGTGCTCTGCACCGCGGGGGCCGGGCTGCTGACCGTGGCGGCCGGCCCGTTCGACCAGGCGTTCAGGATCGGCGCCATGCTGATCGGCGTGGCCCTGCTCGCGGGAGCCGTGCTGCGCTGGGTGGTGCCGTCCGTCGGGATGCTCGCCGTGCGGTCCCGGTTCACCGACATCGTCACCTACGGGCTGATGGGCGCCCTGATCGTGCTGCTCGCGCTGATGGCGCAGCCCGAGCCCTGGCTGCACGCCCCGTTCCTCCAGGACGTCGTCCACTTCACGATCCGCTGA
- a CDS encoding glutathionylspermidine synthase family protein, protein MERRTAQPRDGWQETVEEQGLVYPLTRHPDGSLRPYWDESAYYVFSLPEVEALEETVEELHAMCLAAAAHIVEQDRFADLGITDPRLAGLVAESWRRRAELPSLYGRFDLRYDGTGPAKMLEYNADTPTSLVEAASPQWFWMEERFPGADQWNSLHERLVDAWRRQAALLPPGPLHFAHSDGDELGEDLMTVAYLRETAEQAGIATEALSVERIGWDRLAGRFVDDRLRFIRSCFKLYPWEWLTTDKFGPHVLDTLDNGGGTGTTCWIEPAWKMLLSNKALLAVLWELYPGHPNLLPSYLDGPRELAEPGGAGYAAKPLLGREGAGVTLHEAGAPPVRREDACCYQELAPLPDFDGNRVVLGAWVVENEAAGLGIRESAGPVTDEYARFLPHVIL, encoded by the coding sequence GTGGAGCGCCGTACCGCCCAGCCGCGCGACGGCTGGCAGGAGACCGTCGAGGAGCAGGGTCTGGTCTACCCCCTCACCCGGCACCCGGACGGATCGCTGCGCCCCTACTGGGACGAGAGCGCCTACTACGTCTTCTCGCTGCCCGAGGTCGAGGCGCTGGAGGAGACCGTCGAGGAGCTGCACGCCATGTGCCTGGCCGCAGCCGCGCACATCGTGGAGCAGGACCGTTTCGCCGACCTGGGCATCACCGATCCCCGGCTGGCCGGGCTGGTCGCCGAGTCCTGGCGGCGCCGCGCGGAACTCCCCAGCCTGTACGGGCGGTTCGACCTGCGGTACGACGGTACGGGCCCGGCGAAGATGCTGGAGTACAACGCCGACACCCCCACCTCGCTGGTGGAGGCCGCCAGCCCGCAGTGGTTCTGGATGGAGGAGCGCTTCCCCGGCGCCGACCAGTGGAACTCGCTGCACGAGCGCCTGGTCGACGCCTGGAGGCGGCAGGCCGCCCTCCTGCCGCCCGGCCCCCTGCACTTCGCCCACTCCGACGGCGACGAGCTCGGCGAGGACCTGATGACGGTCGCCTACCTGCGGGAGACGGCCGAACAGGCGGGGATCGCGACGGAGGCGCTCTCCGTCGAACGGATCGGCTGGGACCGGCTGGCCGGCCGCTTCGTCGACGACCGGCTCCGCTTCATCCGCAGCTGCTTCAAGCTCTACCCCTGGGAGTGGCTGACCACCGACAAGTTCGGTCCGCACGTCCTGGACACCCTCGACAACGGGGGAGGCACCGGCACCACCTGCTGGATCGAGCCGGCCTGGAAGATGCTGCTCTCCAACAAGGCGCTCCTGGCGGTCCTCTGGGAGCTGTACCCGGGCCACCCCAACCTGCTGCCGTCCTATCTCGACGGCCCCCGCGAGCTGGCGGAGCCCGGCGGGGCGGGCTACGCCGCCAAGCCCCTGCTGGGCCGCGAGGGCGCCGGGGTGACCCTGCACGAGGCGGGGGCGCCGCCGGTACGGCGCGAGGACGCCTGCTGCTACCAGGAGCTGGCGCCGCTGCCCGACTTCGACGGCAACCGTGTGGTCCTCGGCGCCTGGGTGGTGGAGAACGAGGCGGCGGGGCTCGGCATCCGGGAGTCCGCGGGACCGGTCACGGACGAGTACGCCCGCTTCCTGCCCCACGTCATCCTCTGA
- a CDS encoding bifunctional methylenetetrahydrofolate dehydrogenase/methenyltetrahydrofolate cyclohydrolase — MTAQILDGKATAAAIKSDLTVRVAALKAQGITPGLGTLLVGDDPGSRWYVNGKHRDCAEVGMGSIQRELPGTATQEEIEDVVRELNADPACTGYIVQLPLPKGIDTNRILELMDPAKDADGLHPMNLGRLVLNEEGPLPCTPQGVVTLLRRHGVEINGAHVVVVGRGVTIGRPLPLLLTRKSENATVTQCHTGTRDLSEHLRQADIIVAAAGVPHLVKPEDVKPGAAVLDVGVSRDENGKIVGDVHPGVREVAAWVAPNPGGVGPMTRAQLLVNVVEAAERAAAASAVSAG; from the coding sequence ATGACTGCCCAGATTCTCGATGGCAAGGCCACCGCAGCTGCGATCAAGTCCGATCTGACCGTCCGCGTGGCGGCCCTCAAGGCACAGGGCATCACCCCGGGCCTCGGGACCCTGCTGGTCGGCGACGACCCGGGGAGCCGCTGGTACGTGAACGGCAAGCACCGCGACTGCGCCGAGGTGGGCATGGGCTCCATCCAGCGCGAACTCCCCGGCACCGCCACGCAGGAGGAGATCGAGGACGTCGTACGGGAGCTCAACGCCGACCCGGCCTGCACGGGTTACATCGTGCAGCTCCCCCTGCCCAAGGGGATCGACACCAACCGCATCCTGGAGCTGATGGACCCGGCCAAGGACGCGGACGGCCTGCACCCGATGAACCTCGGGCGGCTCGTGCTCAACGAGGAGGGCCCGCTGCCCTGCACCCCGCAGGGCGTCGTCACGCTGCTCCGCCGCCACGGTGTGGAGATCAACGGCGCCCATGTGGTGGTCGTCGGGCGCGGCGTCACCATCGGCCGCCCGCTGCCGCTGCTGCTGACCCGCAAGTCGGAGAACGCCACCGTCACCCAGTGCCACACCGGTACCCGTGACCTCTCGGAGCACCTGCGGCAGGCCGACATCATCGTCGCCGCCGCCGGTGTGCCCCACCTCGTCAAGCCCGAGGACGTCAAGCCGGGCGCGGCGGTCCTCGACGTCGGCGTCAGCCGGGACGAGAACGGCAAGATCGTCGGCGATGTGCACCCCGGCGTCCGTGAGGTGGCCGCGTGGGTCGCCCCGAACCCGGGCGGTGTCGGCCCCATGACCCGCGCCCAGTTGCTGGTCAACGTGGTGGAGGCGGCCGAGCGCGCCGCCGCGGCCTCCGCCGTCTCCGCCGGCTGA
- the purH gene encoding bifunctional phosphoribosylaminoimidazolecarboxamide formyltransferase/IMP cyclohydrolase, whose amino-acid sequence MSVNKPIRRALVSVYDKTGLEDLARGLHEAGVELVSTGSTAGKIAAAGVPVTKVEELTGFPECLDGRVKTLHPRVHAGILADLRLDAHREQLAELGVEPFDLVVVNLYPFTATVASGAGDDECVEQIDIGGPSMVRAAAKNHPSVAVVTSPGRYADVLAAVKAGGFDLTARKRLAAEAFQHTAAYDVAVASWFADGYAASGDSGFPEFFGDTFARKNVLRYGENPHQPAALYTSGEGGLAEAEQLHGKEMSYNNYTDTDAARRAAYDHAEPCVAIIKHANPCGIAIADDIAEAHRNAHACDPLSAYGGVIAVNRPVTVAMAEQVAEIFTEVIVAPAYEDGAVEILARKKNIRVLRCPDAPASQLEVKPIDGGALLQVTDRLQADGDDPANWTLAAGDALSAEELKELAFAWKACRAVKSNAILLAKDGASVGVGMGQVNRVDSAKLAVERAGEERAKGSYAASDAFFPFPDGLEILTAAGIRAVAQPGGSVRDELVVEAAKKAGVTMYFTGTRHFFH is encoded by the coding sequence ATGTCGGTGAATAAGCCCATCCGCCGCGCCCTGGTCAGTGTCTACGACAAGACGGGGCTCGAAGACCTCGCCCGCGGTCTGCACGAGGCGGGTGTCGAGCTGGTCTCCACCGGCTCCACCGCCGGAAAGATCGCCGCCGCCGGAGTCCCGGTCACCAAGGTCGAGGAGCTCACCGGCTTCCCCGAGTGCCTCGACGGCCGCGTGAAGACGCTGCACCCCCGCGTCCACGCCGGCATCCTCGCCGACCTGCGCCTGGACGCCCACCGCGAGCAGCTCGCCGAACTCGGTGTGGAGCCCTTCGACCTGGTGGTCGTCAACCTCTACCCCTTCACGGCGACCGTCGCCTCCGGCGCCGGTGACGACGAGTGCGTGGAGCAGATCGACATCGGCGGTCCGTCGATGGTCCGCGCCGCCGCCAAGAATCACCCGTCCGTGGCAGTCGTGACGAGCCCCGGGCGTTACGCCGACGTCCTCGCGGCGGTCAAGGCGGGCGGCTTCGACCTCACCGCCCGCAAGCGGCTCGCGGCCGAGGCGTTCCAGCACACCGCCGCCTACGACGTGGCGGTCGCCTCCTGGTTCGCGGACGGCTACGCGGCCTCCGGAGACTCCGGCTTCCCCGAGTTCTTCGGTGACACCTTCGCGCGCAAGAACGTCCTGCGGTACGGCGAGAACCCGCACCAGCCCGCCGCGCTCTACACCTCCGGCGAGGGCGGTCTCGCCGAGGCCGAGCAGCTGCACGGCAAGGAGATGTCCTACAACAACTACACGGACACCGACGCCGCCCGCCGCGCCGCCTACGACCACGCCGAGCCCTGCGTCGCGATCATCAAGCACGCCAACCCGTGCGGCATCGCGATCGCCGACGACATCGCCGAGGCGCACCGCAACGCGCACGCCTGCGACCCGCTCTCCGCCTACGGCGGCGTCATCGCGGTCAACCGCCCGGTGACCGTCGCGATGGCCGAGCAGGTCGCGGAGATCTTCACCGAGGTCATCGTCGCCCCCGCCTACGAGGACGGCGCGGTCGAGATCCTCGCCCGCAAGAAGAACATCCGGGTGCTGCGCTGCCCCGACGCCCCGGCCTCGCAGCTGGAGGTCAAGCCGATCGACGGCGGCGCCCTGCTCCAGGTCACCGACCGGCTCCAGGCCGACGGTGACGACCCGGCCAACTGGACCCTCGCCGCGGGCGACGCCCTGTCCGCCGAGGAGCTGAAGGAGCTCGCCTTCGCCTGGAAGGCGTGCCGGGCCGTCAAGTCCAACGCCATCCTGCTCGCCAAGGACGGCGCCTCGGTCGGCGTCGGCATGGGCCAGGTCAACCGTGTGGACTCCGCCAAGCTGGCCGTCGAGCGGGCCGGTGAGGAGCGCGCGAAGGGCTCCTACGCCGCCTCGGACGCCTTCTTCCCCTTCCCGGACGGGCTGGAGATCCTGACCGCCGCCGGCATCCGGGCGGTGGCCCAGCCGGGCGGCTCGGTCCGCGACGAGCTGGTCGTCGAGGCGGCGAAGAAGGCGGGCGTGACCATGTACTTCACGGGCACCCGCCACTTCTTCCACTGA
- a CDS encoding isocitrate lyase/PEP mutase family protein, translating into MSDPASVFRALHRGRAPGDPLVLPGPWDAAGARVFEDAGFPALATPSAGIAASLGYEDGRTPAHEMFAAVARITRAVSVPVSADVEGGYGLAPGELVERLLEAGAVGCNLEDSADGVLLDPRRQADRLARVCAAAAGRLFVNARIDTYVRGLPGGADPVAETIARARLYAEAGADCVYPIMAPADDLPRLSAAVPVPLNTNGMPDDPPGLRRLGELGASRITFGPLMQIHAMDAVRKLAERVRTG; encoded by the coding sequence ATGAGCGACCCCGCCTCCGTCTTCCGTGCCCTGCACCGGGGCCGTGCGCCCGGGGACCCGCTGGTGCTGCCCGGTCCCTGGGACGCCGCCGGCGCCCGGGTCTTCGAGGATGCCGGGTTCCCGGCACTGGCGACGCCGAGCGCGGGGATCGCCGCCTCGCTCGGGTACGAGGACGGACGGACGCCGGCCCACGAGATGTTCGCGGCCGTCGCCCGGATCACCCGCGCGGTGTCCGTCCCCGTGTCGGCGGACGTCGAGGGCGGATACGGGCTCGCGCCGGGCGAGCTCGTCGAACGGCTGCTGGAGGCGGGCGCCGTCGGCTGCAACCTGGAGGACTCCGCCGACGGTGTGCTCCTGGACCCCCGGCGGCAGGCGGACCGCCTGGCCCGGGTGTGCGCGGCGGCGGCCGGGCGCCTCTTCGTCAACGCCCGGATCGACACCTACGTCCGGGGCCTGCCCGGGGGCGCCGACCCGGTCGCGGAGACGATCGCCCGGGCCCGGCTCTACGCGGAGGCCGGGGCGGACTGCGTCTACCCGATCATGGCTCCGGCCGACGACCTGCCCCGGCTCTCCGCCGCCGTCCCCGTACCGCTCAACACGAACGGCATGCCGGACGACCCGCCGGGGCTGAGGCGCCTGGGTGAACTGGGCGCGTCCCGGATCACCTTCGGTCCGCTGATGCAGATCCACGCGATGGACGCCGTACGGAAGCTGGCGGAGCGGGTGCGTACCGGCTGA
- a CDS encoding malate dehydrogenase has protein sequence MTRTPVNVTVTGAAGQIGYALLFRIASGHLLGPDVPVNLRLLEIPQGLKAAEGTAMELDDCAFPLLRGIEITDNPDVGFAGANVALLVGARPRTKGMERGDLLSANGGIFKPQGKAINDNAADDIKVLVVGNPANTNALIAQAAAPDVPAERFTAMTRLDHNRAISQLAAKTGAAVSDIKRLTIWGNHSATQYPDIFHAEIAGKNAAEVVNDEAWLADTFIPTVAKRGAAIIEARGASSAASAANAAIDHVHTWVNGTAEGDWTSMGIPSDGSYGVPEGIISSFPVTTKDGKYEIVQGLDINEFSRARIDASVKELTEERDAVRELGLI, from the coding sequence ATGACCCGCACTCCCGTGAATGTCACCGTGACCGGCGCAGCCGGCCAGATCGGCTACGCGCTGCTCTTCCGCATCGCCTCCGGCCACCTGCTCGGCCCGGACGTGCCGGTCAACCTGCGACTCCTCGAGATCCCGCAGGGCCTCAAGGCCGCCGAGGGCACCGCCATGGAGCTCGACGACTGCGCCTTCCCGCTGCTGCGCGGCATCGAGATCACGGACAACCCCGACGTCGGCTTCGCCGGCGCCAACGTCGCCCTCCTGGTCGGCGCCCGCCCGCGTACCAAGGGCATGGAGCGGGGCGACCTGCTCTCCGCCAACGGCGGCATCTTCAAGCCGCAGGGCAAGGCCATCAACGACAACGCCGCGGACGACATCAAGGTCCTCGTCGTCGGCAACCCGGCCAACACCAACGCCCTGATCGCCCAGGCCGCCGCCCCGGACGTACCGGCCGAGCGCTTCACCGCGATGACCCGCCTCGACCACAACCGCGCGATCTCCCAGCTGGCCGCCAAGACCGGTGCCGCCGTCTCCGACATCAAGCGGCTGACGATCTGGGGCAACCACTCGGCGACCCAGTACCCGGACATCTTCCACGCGGAGATCGCCGGCAAGAACGCCGCCGAGGTCGTCAACGACGAGGCGTGGCTGGCCGACACCTTCATCCCGACCGTCGCCAAGCGCGGCGCCGCGATCATCGAGGCCCGTGGCGCGTCCTCCGCCGCCTCGGCCGCCAACGCCGCCATCGACCACGTGCACACCTGGGTCAACGGCACCGCCGAGGGCGACTGGACCTCGATGGGCATCCCCTCCGACGGCTCCTACGGCGTCCCCGAGGGCATCATCTCCTCCTTCCCGGTGACCACGAAGGACGGGAAGTACGAGATCGTCCAGGGCCTGGACATCAACGAGTTCTCCCGTGCGCGCATCGACGCGTCGGTGAAGGAGCTCACCGAGGAGCGCGACGCGGTCCGCGAGCTCGGCCTGATCTGA
- a CDS encoding PLP-dependent aminotransferase family protein, with protein MTDSWATFGADLHIEPVGPGLRSGLTTALRDAVRSGRLLPGTRLPSSRTLAADLGIARNTVADAYADLVAEGWLTARQGSGTRVAQRVAVRGGADGGPRTPPVRRRPAHTLLPGSPDLSSFPRAEWLKAGRRALTAAPHEAFGYDAMSQGRIELRTVLADYLARARGVHAAPGRIVVCAGFVHGLSLLARVLRRRGVREVATEAYGLDIHRDLLTGAGLRTPAVPVDRLGARTAELAAMRQVGAVLLTPAHQFPTGVPLHAARRAAAVDWARSRGGLILEDDYDGEFRYDRQAVGALQGLDPERVVYLGTASKSLAPGLRLAWMVLPESLVGEVCAEKGGAEWMSAAPDQLTLAEFIASGAYDRHVRAMRLRYRRRRDELVAALADRAPGVFVSGIAAGLHAVLELPPGTERSVVQAANWQGLALEGLTRFRHPDTEPAREGLVIGYGSPAQSAWTGALDALCRVLP; from the coding sequence ATGACCGATTCCTGGGCCACTTTCGGCGCCGACCTGCACATCGAACCGGTCGGTCCCGGGCTGCGCAGCGGGCTGACGACCGCGCTGCGGGACGCCGTCCGCTCGGGGCGGCTCCTCCCGGGGACCCGGCTCCCCTCCTCCCGGACGCTCGCCGCCGATCTGGGGATCGCCCGCAACACCGTCGCCGACGCCTACGCCGACCTGGTCGCCGAGGGCTGGCTCACCGCCCGGCAGGGCTCGGGCACCCGGGTCGCCCAGCGGGTGGCGGTACGCGGAGGCGCCGACGGCGGGCCCCGCACCCCGCCGGTGCGGCGGCGCCCGGCCCACACCCTGCTGCCGGGCTCGCCCGACCTCTCGTCCTTCCCGCGCGCCGAATGGCTGAAGGCCGGCCGGCGCGCCCTCACCGCGGCCCCCCACGAGGCCTTCGGCTACGACGCGATGAGCCAGGGCCGCATCGAGCTGCGGACCGTCCTGGCGGACTACCTGGCCAGGGCCCGCGGAGTCCACGCGGCGCCCGGACGCATCGTCGTCTGCGCCGGCTTCGTGCACGGGCTGTCGCTGCTGGCGAGGGTGCTGCGGCGGCGCGGGGTGCGGGAGGTGGCCACCGAGGCGTACGGGCTGGACATCCACCGGGACCTGCTGACCGGGGCCGGACTGCGCACCCCGGCGGTCCCGGTGGACCGGCTCGGCGCCAGGACCGCGGAACTCGCCGCGATGCGCCAGGTGGGCGCTGTCCTGCTGACACCGGCGCACCAGTTCCCGACCGGGGTCCCGCTGCACGCCGCCCGGCGGGCCGCCGCCGTCGACTGGGCGCGTTCGCGGGGCGGGCTGATCCTGGAGGACGACTACGACGGGGAGTTCCGCTACGACCGGCAGGCGGTGGGCGCGCTCCAGGGTCTCGACCCGGAACGCGTCGTCTACCTCGGGACGGCCAGCAAGTCACTCGCGCCGGGGCTGCGGCTGGCCTGGATGGTGCTGCCGGAGAGCCTGGTGGGGGAGGTCTGCGCGGAGAAGGGGGGCGCGGAGTGGATGTCGGCCGCCCCGGACCAGCTGACCCTGGCCGAGTTCATCGCCTCGGGGGCGTACGACCGGCATGTGCGGGCCATGCGGCTGCGCTACCGGCGACGGCGCGACGAACTCGTCGCCGCGCTCGCCGACCGGGCGCCCGGCGTCTTCGTGAGCGGTATCGCGGCCGGGCTGCACGCCGTCCTGGAACTCCCCCCGGGCACCGAGCGGTCCGTGGTCCAGGCGGCGAACTGGCAGGGGCTCGCCCTGGAGGGCCTGACCCGGTTCCGTCACCCGGATACGGAACCGGCCCGTGAGGGACTGGTGATCGGTTACGGTTCGCCCGCCCAGAGCGCCTGGACCGGCGCCCTCGACGCGCTGTGCCGGGTCCTGCCGTGA